A region of Mesorhizobium sp. AR02 DNA encodes the following proteins:
- a CDS encoding GAF domain-containing protein: protein MFAAKAIDTSDKAAFYRDLATQLKALLEGESDSIANAANTAALIFQMVPDLNWAGFYFLASDEELVLGPFQGKPACVRIAVGKGVCGTAVQLGTSMLIKDVHDFPGHIACDADSRSELVVLLEDDEGVFGVLDLDSPLPGRFDKADQAGIETLAAIYAAASSFED, encoded by the coding sequence ATGTTCGCCGCCAAGGCCATCGATACGTCAGACAAGGCCGCGTTCTACCGCGACCTCGCCACCCAGTTGAAGGCGCTGCTTGAGGGCGAAAGCGACTCGATCGCCAATGCCGCCAACACGGCGGCGCTGATCTTCCAGATGGTGCCCGACCTCAACTGGGCCGGCTTCTATTTCCTGGCCTCGGACGAGGAACTGGTGCTCGGACCCTTCCAGGGCAAGCCGGCCTGCGTGCGCATTGCGGTCGGCAAGGGCGTGTGCGGAACGGCGGTGCAGCTTGGCACCTCGATGCTGATCAAGGACGTGCATGATTTCCCCGGCCACATCGCCTGCGACGCCGATTCGCGCTCGGAACTCGTCGTGCTGCTCGAAGACGATGAAGGCGTCTTCGGCGTGCTCGATCTCGACAGCCCGCTGCCCGGCCGCTTCGACAAGGCCGACCAGGCGGGTATCGAAACGCTCGCCGCGATCTATGCCGCGGCGAGTTCCTTCGAGGATTGA
- a CDS encoding AraC family transcriptional regulator N-terminal domain-containing protein: protein MTLAGDPYGEMASIISRFTGEDEECATAIDTLFFSRRSSTDKSVHTAQWPCFALVVQGAKSLALGSELHTYGVGDYLVVSLDLPVVSRVTEASPQVPNLGLGLRIEPERLKELFGRSGMAPAAPHDMRAVAVNKAPPDLLDAVVRLLRLLDRPRDIPAMAPLIEQEILYRVATGPFGPALLQIAMLETPTNRIAQAIAWLRLNFTRPLRIEELAQHVGMSPSSLHHHFKAVTAMTPMQYQKQLRLHEARRLMLAERLDVGSAGYSVGYQSPSQFSREYSRLYGRPPLRDVVGSR from the coding sequence TTGACGCTCGCTGGCGACCCTTATGGCGAGATGGCGTCGATCATCAGCCGCTTCACGGGTGAGGACGAGGAGTGCGCGACGGCGATCGACACCTTGTTCTTCAGCCGGCGTTCCTCGACCGACAAAAGCGTTCATACCGCGCAATGGCCCTGCTTCGCGCTGGTTGTGCAAGGCGCGAAAAGCCTGGCGCTCGGGTCGGAACTCCATACCTATGGCGTTGGCGATTATCTGGTCGTGTCGCTCGACCTGCCGGTCGTGTCGCGGGTGACGGAGGCGAGCCCGCAGGTGCCGAACCTTGGGCTTGGTCTCAGGATCGAGCCGGAGCGGCTGAAGGAACTGTTCGGCCGCTCCGGCATGGCGCCGGCCGCCCCGCACGACATGCGGGCGGTGGCGGTCAACAAGGCGCCGCCCGACTTGCTCGATGCTGTCGTACGGCTGCTGCGCCTGCTGGATCGACCACGCGATATTCCCGCCATGGCACCATTGATCGAGCAGGAAATCCTTTATCGCGTGGCAACCGGTCCGTTCGGTCCGGCCTTGCTGCAGATCGCCATGCTGGAAACGCCGACCAACCGGATTGCCCAGGCGATCGCCTGGCTGCGGCTGAATTTCACGCGGCCATTGCGTATCGAGGAACTGGCACAGCATGTCGGCATGAGCCCGTCCTCGCTGCATCATCACTTCAAGGCGGTCACGGCGATGACGCCGATGCAGTACCAGAAGCAGCTGCGCCTGCACGAAGCGCGGCGGCTGATGCTGGCTGAACGGCTGGATGTCGGCTCGGCCGGCTACAGCGTCGGCTATCAGAGCCCGTCGCAGTTCAGCCGCGAATACAGTCGGCTTTATGGCCGCCCACCGCTGCGCGATGTGGTGGGAAGCCGATAG
- a CDS encoding LysR family transcriptional regulator — MHDIDWNDLRYVLALTREGSFAAAGRRLGLDPTTVARRLRAIERALGVRLFERGAEGEMRPTQAGEVAASRAEAVEAEIGGLTLAVKGADSEISGTVRVTAVPILINRVLIPAVADLVARHPGLRLELVADPHDVSLTRREADIALRLARPGTESGSRIIARRIGTLAYAAYAASHVPAPSLPGQITDLPGQATDLPWLTYEDGMAYLPQARWIAGVSRKDGHAPLVVNDAEPLLHAILAGLGRSLLPCIVADQMTGLTRLPEDGHPFPARELWLLTHPDLRHLARIAAVTAWIEATIQRLEGRSD, encoded by the coding sequence ATGCACGACATCGACTGGAACGACCTGCGCTACGTGCTGGCGCTGACCCGCGAAGGCTCCTTCGCTGCCGCCGGCCGGCGGCTTGGACTGGATCCGACAACGGTGGCGCGGCGCCTGCGGGCGATCGAGCGTGCGCTCGGTGTGCGCCTGTTCGAACGCGGCGCCGAAGGCGAAATGCGGCCGACGCAGGCCGGCGAGGTCGCGGCCAGCCGGGCGGAAGCGGTGGAGGCCGAGATCGGCGGGCTGACACTCGCGGTCAAGGGCGCCGACAGCGAGATCAGCGGCACGGTGCGGGTCACCGCCGTGCCGATCCTGATCAACCGGGTGCTGATCCCCGCTGTGGCAGACCTTGTCGCCCGCCATCCGGGATTGCGGCTGGAATTGGTCGCCGACCCCCACGATGTCAGCCTGACCCGCCGCGAGGCGGACATTGCGCTGCGGCTCGCACGGCCCGGTACGGAATCCGGCAGCCGGATCATCGCCAGGCGCATAGGCACGCTCGCCTATGCCGCCTATGCCGCGAGCCACGTCCCGGCACCCAGTTTGCCCGGGCAGATCACCGACTTACCCGGGCAGGCCACGGACCTGCCCTGGCTGACCTATGAGGACGGCATGGCGTACCTGCCGCAGGCGCGCTGGATCGCCGGCGTTTCCCGCAAGGATGGTCATGCGCCACTCGTCGTCAACGATGCCGAACCGCTGCTGCACGCGATCCTGGCCGGCCTTGGCCGCTCGCTGCTGCCCTGCATTGTCGCCGATCAGATGACGGGGCTCACGCGCCTGCCGGAGGACGGCCATCCCTTCCCCGCGCGCGAATTGTGGCTGCTGACGCATCCCGATCTTCGCCACCTCGCCCGCATCGCGGCGGTCACCGCCTGGATCGAAGCGACAATCCAGCGGCTCGAGGGCAGGAGCGACTAG
- a CDS encoding co-chaperone GroES has protein sequence MKFRPLHDRVVIRRAEGDIKSKGGIIIPDNAKEKPQQGEVIAVGPGARDENGALVPLDVKAGDLILFGKWSGTEVKIDGEDLLIMKEADIMGVIDKGETGEAATEKTVAAKTKTVAAKKAA, from the coding sequence ATGAAGTTTCGGCCACTCCACGACCGCGTCGTCATCCGGCGCGCCGAAGGCGATATCAAATCCAAGGGCGGCATCATCATTCCCGACAATGCCAAGGAAAAGCCGCAGCAAGGCGAAGTCATCGCCGTCGGCCCCGGCGCACGCGACGAAAACGGCGCGCTTGTTCCGCTCGACGTCAAGGCCGGCGACCTGATCCTGTTCGGCAAATGGTCGGGCACCGAGGTCAAGATCGACGGCGAGGACCTTCTGATCATGAAGGAAGCCGACATCATGGGTGTCATCGACAAGGGCGAGACTGGCGAGGCAGCCACCGAGAAGACCGTGGCCGCCAAGACCAAGACCGTGGCCGCCAAGAAGGCTGCCTGA
- a CDS encoding DNA-3-methyladenine glycosylase I, giving the protein MDNHAHHRCGWAEGDPLMRAYHDEEWGVPQHDARMLWEMLMLEGFQAGLAWIIVLRKREAFRAGFAGFDPQKVARFGAADIERLMADPGIIRARAKIEATIGGAQIFCEMAERGESFADFCWSFTDGKVVKSDGHGFIASSPLSERISKEMKRRGFKFVGPTIVYAWMQAIGIVNDHAAGCFRRAQVAL; this is encoded by the coding sequence ATGGACAATCACGCACATCATCGCTGCGGCTGGGCCGAAGGCGACCCGCTGATGCGCGCCTATCACGACGAGGAATGGGGCGTTCCGCAGCATGACGCCCGCATGCTGTGGGAAATGCTGATGCTGGAAGGGTTTCAGGCCGGTCTTGCCTGGATCATCGTGCTCAGGAAGCGCGAAGCCTTTCGTGCCGGCTTCGCCGGTTTCGACCCACAGAAAGTCGCGCGCTTCGGCGCGGCCGACATCGAGCGCCTGATGGCCGATCCCGGCATCATCCGCGCCCGCGCCAAGATCGAAGCGACGATCGGCGGCGCGCAGATCTTCTGCGAGATGGCGGAGCGCGGCGAGAGTTTTGCCGACTTCTGCTGGTCGTTCACCGATGGCAAGGTGGTGAAAAGCGACGGCCACGGCTTCATCGCCTCATCGCCACTCTCCGAACGGATTTCCAAGGAGATGAAGCGCCGCGGCTTCAAATTCGTCGGCCCGACCATCGTCTACGCCTGGATGCAGGCGATCGGCATCGTCAACGACCACGCCGCCGGCTGCTTCCGGCGAGCGCAAGTCGCGCTCTGA
- a CDS encoding SDR family oxidoreductase — protein MTSSPGKVVLITGASSGIGAATARHLAERGHSIVLGARRTGRIATIARDIELAGGQAFFRELDVTDLDSVKAFVAAAHERHGRVDVLVNNAGVMPLSFVAELRIDDWNRMIDVNLRGVLNGIAAVLPVMTEQKSGHIINVASVSGHRVDPTAAVYSATKFAVRALSEGLRQESRDLRVTVVSPGLTRTELFDGIANPQVEAGARAMLDEASIPPGAIAEAIGFAIGQPDGVDVNELVVRPTAQG, from the coding sequence ATGACAAGTTCACCCGGCAAGGTCGTCCTGATCACCGGCGCCTCGAGCGGCATCGGCGCAGCCACGGCCCGCCACCTCGCGGAGCGTGGCCACAGCATCGTGCTCGGCGCCCGGCGCACCGGTCGCATCGCCACGATCGCGCGAGACATCGAACTGGCCGGCGGCCAGGCATTTTTCCGGGAACTCGATGTCACCGACCTCGACAGCGTAAAGGCCTTCGTCGCCGCCGCTCATGAGCGCCATGGCCGGGTCGATGTGCTGGTCAACAATGCCGGCGTGATGCCGCTGTCGTTCGTGGCCGAATTGCGCATCGACGACTGGAACCGCATGATCGACGTCAATCTGCGTGGCGTGCTCAACGGCATCGCCGCCGTGCTGCCTGTCATGACCGAACAGAAATCCGGCCACATCATCAACGTCGCCTCGGTCTCCGGCCACCGCGTCGACCCCACGGCCGCCGTCTACAGCGCCACCAAATTCGCCGTCAGGGCGCTGTCGGAAGGGCTGCGCCAGGAAAGCCGCGACCTGCGCGTGACGGTGGTCAGCCCCGGCCTCACCCGCACCGAGCTGTTCGACGGCATCGCCAACCCGCAGGTCGAGGCCGGCGCCCGCGCCATGCTGGATGAGGCCTCCATCCCGCCCGGTGCGATTGCCGAAGCGATCGGCTTTGCCATCGGCCAGCCGGATGGCGTCGACGTCAACGAACTGGTCGTGCGCCCGACGGCGCAGGGCTGA
- a CDS encoding sulfite exporter TauE/SafE family protein, which produces MSMADLSVSGHSEGAVLFLLAVAFIAGLARGFSGFGAALIFMPLASSIIGPQSTAPLLLIIDAVAALGLLPRGWLLADRPSVGTMTLGALVGVPLGTYALTRMDPLTLRWGIVALVVLLLGLLMSGWRYHGRPATPLMVGVGGLAGFFSGAAQVGGPPVVAYWLGGGGNGEVVRANIVLYFALSSALTAASYLAGGLITLPVLGLALVTGPFYGFGLYLGSLLFGRTSERGFRWACYGLIAMASIVSLPALDSILGR; this is translated from the coding sequence ATGAGCATGGCCGATCTGTCTGTTTCCGGCCATTCCGAAGGCGCAGTGCTGTTCCTGCTAGCCGTCGCTTTCATTGCCGGCCTGGCGCGCGGGTTTTCCGGCTTCGGCGCGGCGCTGATCTTCATGCCGCTGGCGAGCTCGATCATCGGGCCGCAATCGACGGCGCCGCTGCTGCTGATCATCGATGCGGTCGCCGCCCTTGGCCTGCTGCCGCGCGGCTGGCTGCTGGCGGACCGGCCGAGCGTCGGCACGATGACGCTCGGCGCGCTGGTCGGCGTTCCCCTCGGCACCTATGCGCTGACGCGGATGGACCCGCTCACGCTGCGCTGGGGCATCGTGGCTCTGGTGGTGCTGCTGCTTGGCCTTTTGATGTCGGGCTGGCGCTACCATGGCCGCCCGGCGACGCCGCTGATGGTTGGCGTCGGCGGGCTCGCCGGCTTCTTCTCCGGCGCCGCCCAGGTCGGCGGTCCGCCGGTCGTGGCCTATTGGCTTGGCGGGGGTGGCAATGGCGAGGTCGTGCGCGCCAACATCGTCTTGTATTTCGCCCTGTCGAGCGCGCTGACCGCCGCAAGTTACCTGGCCGGTGGGCTGATCACGCTGCCCGTTCTTGGTCTGGCGCTGGTGACAGGCCCGTTCTATGGATTTGGCCTCTATCTCGGCTCGCTTCTGTTCGGACGCACCAGTGAGCGCGGCTTTCGCTGGGCCTGCTACGGCCTCATCGCCATGGCGTCGATCGTCAGCCTTCCGGCGCTGGATTCCATCCTCGGCCGGTGA
- a CDS encoding DUF6500 family protein produces MKASLRQKILDVCDRKISEKGPAVGVSFYAFFANRNDDPELLMEAAEWWIRTHRLDHFEKAAKIRTMIEGMDLG; encoded by the coding sequence GTGAAAGCGAGCCTGAGGCAAAAGATACTGGATGTCTGCGACCGCAAGATCTCCGAGAAAGGGCCCGCCGTCGGCGTGTCGTTTTACGCGTTTTTCGCCAACAGGAATGACGACCCCGAACTGCTGATGGAAGCAGCAGAATGGTGGATCAGAACCCACCGCCTCGATCATTTCGAAAAGGCTGCGAAGATACGCACGATGATCGAGGGTATGGACCTAGGCTGA
- a CDS encoding DUF1488 domain-containing protein has product MSLTFPNRSRSYDEAGKRIRFVGHDGMFQISFSVAADAMTRMQPATAANEAGYLATFDTQSSAIRDVASRAYDRTRKSMYVLTAADFG; this is encoded by the coding sequence ATGAGCCTCACCTTTCCCAACCGCAGCCGCAGCTATGACGAAGCCGGCAAGCGCATCCGTTTCGTCGGCCATGACGGCATGTTCCAGATCTCCTTCTCGGTCGCCGCCGATGCGATGACCAGGATGCAGCCGGCAACCGCGGCCAACGAGGCAGGTTACCTCGCCACATTCGACACGCAGAGCAGCGCCATCCGTGACGTGGCGTCGAGGGCTTACGACCGCACCCGCAAGAGCATGTATGTGCTGACGGCCGCTGACTTCGGCTGA
- a CDS encoding NUDIX hydrolase, with protein sequence MNSIPGESRKISIAAAIIADASGRLLLVRKRGTSAFMQPGGKIEPHEEPVDALVRELREELGLVIDPTTATPLGLFLAKAANEPDSTVEAELFTVSIEADPVTAAEIEEMIWLDPGSAHDIELAPLTRDVVLGLFQRQKEFNDHFV encoded by the coding sequence GTGAATTCCATCCCCGGCGAAAGCCGCAAGATCAGCATCGCCGCCGCAATCATCGCCGATGCATCGGGCAGACTGCTTCTAGTGCGCAAGCGCGGCACCAGCGCCTTCATGCAGCCTGGCGGCAAGATCGAGCCGCATGAAGAGCCCGTCGATGCGCTGGTGCGCGAATTGCGCGAGGAGCTCGGCCTGGTGATCGACCCCACCACGGCCACCCCGCTCGGCCTGTTTTTGGCCAAGGCCGCCAACGAGCCGGACAGCACGGTCGAGGCGGAACTGTTCACGGTTTCGATCGAGGCCGACCCCGTAACGGCCGCCGAGATCGAGGAGATGATCTGGCTCGACCCCGGCTCAGCCCACGATATCGAACTCGCGCCGCTGACCCGCGATGTGGTGCTGGGGCTATTTCAGCGGCAGAAAGAGTTCAACGACCACTTCGTGTAG
- a CDS encoding AraC family transcriptional regulator, with protein sequence MKAALENYHARMQRVLDYIDQHLDGDLDLEALSGVAAFSKYHFHRQFTSTFGVSVHRYVQLARLKRASYRLAGNDAESVTDIAMDAGYDAPDAFARAFRQRFGQSPSSFRKSPDWGAWLMAFGPFDKARNTLMRIIFDHNDVMIRDVPPTPVAVMEHRGDRATLQDTIQRFIAWRKAHGLSPETSPTFNVFRSEREPAVAADYSMDICVGTDQPIEANDGQMKAGVIPGGRCAVLRYPGNTNNLEPAALYLYREWLPASGEEVRDFPVYCQRHLSLVAEGPLHEVVVELFLPLK encoded by the coding sequence TTGAAGGCGGCACTTGAAAACTACCATGCCCGGATGCAGCGGGTGCTGGACTACATAGACCAGCATCTGGATGGCGATCTGGATCTGGAAGCGTTGAGCGGCGTCGCGGCGTTCTCGAAATACCATTTCCACCGGCAGTTCACGTCAACCTTCGGGGTGTCGGTGCATCGCTATGTCCAGCTCGCCCGCTTGAAGCGCGCTTCGTACAGGCTTGCCGGGAACGACGCCGAAAGCGTCACCGACATAGCGATGGATGCCGGTTACGACGCACCGGATGCCTTCGCCCGCGCCTTTCGGCAACGGTTCGGACAATCGCCTTCGTCGTTTCGGAAGTCTCCCGACTGGGGAGCGTGGCTCATGGCCTTCGGGCCTTTCGACAAAGCAAGGAACACGCTCATGCGGATAATCTTTGACCATAACGACGTGATGATCCGCGATGTGCCGCCAACGCCGGTGGCTGTTATGGAGCATCGCGGCGACCGGGCGACGCTCCAGGACACCATCCAGCGGTTTATCGCCTGGCGCAAAGCCCACGGCCTGTCGCCCGAGACAAGCCCGACCTTCAACGTCTTCCGTTCCGAACGGGAGCCCGCGGTCGCGGCCGATTACAGCATGGACATTTGTGTTGGCACCGACCAGCCGATCGAGGCGAATGACGGGCAGATGAAGGCTGGCGTGATCCCCGGCGGACGCTGTGCGGTGCTGCGCTACCCCGGCAACACCAACAATCTCGAACCCGCAGCACTGTACCTTTATCGTGAATGGCTTCCGGCCAGCGGCGAGGAAGTGCGCGACTTTCCGGTCTATTGCCAACGACACCTGTCCCTCGTCGCGGAAGGGCCGCTACACGAAGTGGTCGTTGAACTCTTTCTGCCGCTGAAATAG
- the groL gene encoding chaperonin GroEL (60 kDa chaperone family; promotes refolding of misfolded polypeptides especially under stressful conditions; forms two stacked rings of heptamers to form a barrel-shaped 14mer; ends can be capped by GroES; misfolded proteins enter the barrel where they are refolded when GroES binds), producing MSAKEIKFSTDARDRMLRGVELLNNAVKVTLGPKGRNVIIDKAYGAPRITKDGVTVAKEIELSDKFENMGAQMVREVASKTNDLAGDGTTTATVLAASILREGAKLVAAGMNPMDLKRGIDQAVSAVVKEIQARSKKVKSSAEIAQVGTIAANGDTSVGEMIAKAMDKVGNDGVITVEEAKTAETELDVVEGMQFDRGYLSPYFVTNADKMRVELEEPYVLIHEKKLGNLQAMLPILEAVVQSGRPLLIISEDVEGEALATLVVNKLRGGLKVAAVKAPGFGDRRKAMLEDIAVLTAGQMISEDLGIKLENVTIEMLGRAKRVLIEKDTTTIIDGAGTKATIQARVAQIKGQIEETTSDYDKEKLQERLAKLSGGVAVIRVGGVTESEVKEKKDRIDDALNATRAAVEEGIVPGGGVALLRARSALSGLTGANDDVAAGISIVLRALEAPIRQIAENSGVEGSIVVGKLTDSKDHNQGFDAQNETYVDMIKAGIVDPAKVVRTALQDAGSIAALLITAEAMITDIPAKDAAPAGGGGGGMGGY from the coding sequence ATGTCTGCCAAGGAAATCAAATTCTCCACCGATGCACGCGACCGCATGCTGCGCGGCGTCGAGCTCCTCAACAACGCCGTCAAGGTGACGCTCGGCCCCAAGGGCCGCAACGTCATCATCGACAAGGCCTATGGCGCGCCGCGCATCACCAAGGACGGCGTCACCGTCGCCAAGGAAATCGAGCTTAGTGACAAGTTCGAGAACATGGGCGCGCAGATGGTGCGCGAAGTGGCCTCGAAGACCAACGACCTCGCCGGTGACGGCACGACCACCGCCACGGTGCTGGCCGCCTCGATCCTGCGCGAAGGCGCCAAGCTGGTCGCCGCCGGCATGAACCCGATGGACCTCAAGCGCGGCATCGACCAGGCGGTTAGCGCGGTGGTCAAGGAAATCCAGGCGCGCTCCAAGAAGGTCAAGTCGTCGGCCGAGATCGCGCAGGTAGGCACCATCGCCGCCAATGGCGACACCAGCGTCGGCGAGATGATCGCCAAGGCGATGGACAAGGTCGGCAATGACGGCGTCATCACCGTCGAGGAAGCCAAGACCGCCGAAACCGAACTCGACGTCGTCGAGGGCATGCAGTTCGACCGCGGCTATCTCAGCCCGTATTTCGTCACCAATGCCGACAAGATGCGCGTCGAGCTCGAAGAGCCCTACGTCCTCATCCACGAGAAGAAACTCGGCAATCTGCAGGCGATGCTGCCGATCCTCGAAGCGGTGGTGCAGAGCGGCAGGCCGCTCTTGATCATTTCGGAAGACGTCGAAGGCGAGGCTCTCGCCACGCTGGTCGTCAACAAATTGCGCGGCGGCCTGAAGGTCGCGGCCGTCAAGGCGCCGGGCTTCGGTGATCGCCGCAAGGCGATGCTGGAAGACATCGCGGTGCTGACTGCAGGCCAGATGATTTCCGAGGACCTCGGCATCAAGCTCGAAAACGTCACCATCGAGATGCTCGGCCGTGCCAAGCGCGTGCTGATCGAGAAGGACACCACCACGATCATCGACGGCGCCGGCACCAAGGCGACGATCCAGGCGCGCGTCGCCCAGATCAAGGGCCAGATCGAGGAGACCACTTCCGACTACGACAAGGAGAAGCTGCAGGAGCGGCTGGCCAAGCTGTCGGGCGGCGTTGCCGTCATCCGCGTCGGCGGCGTCACCGAGTCGGAAGTGAAGGAAAAGAAGGACCGCATCGACGACGCGCTGAACGCAACGCGCGCGGCGGTTGAAGAAGGCATCGTGCCTGGCGGCGGCGTGGCTCTGCTGCGTGCCAGGTCGGCGCTGTCAGGTCTGACCGGCGCCAATGACGATGTCGCTGCGGGTATCTCGATCGTGCTGCGCGCGCTCGAAGCGCCGATCCGCCAGATCGCCGAGAATTCCGGCGTCGAAGGCTCGATCGTCGTCGGCAAGCTCACCGACAGCAAGGACCACAATCAGGGTTTTGACGCCCAGAACGAGACCTATGTCGACATGATCAAGGCCGGCATCGTCGATCCGGCAAAGGTCGTGCGCACCGCACTGCAGGACGCCGGCTCAATCGCCGCGCTTCTGATCACCGCCGAGGCGATGATCACCGACATTCCGGCCAAGGATGCGGCACCGGCAGGCGGTGGCGGCGGCGGCATGGGCGGCTACTAG
- the dmeF gene encoding CDF family Co(II)/Ni(II) efflux transporter DmeF: protein MTTANSPTVHSHMFLGEEHQKSERKTWAVIWLCAVMMVAEIVGGLLFGSIALVADGLHMSTHAGALLLAALAYTYARRHAGDQRFTFGTGKLGDLAGFTSAIILAMIALLIGYESVTRLYAPVPIHFAEAIPVACLGLAVNIASAWLLSGGDHHGHSHTHGHSHAAAGHEHDETHRIATADGEIVLEVFEDGVPPRFRLRSGSGTALASSSVSIETARPDGTRQIFTFRDLGDGLESIEEIPEPHAFEAHVTISGQTYPVLFEEHEHAHGKATHDNNMRAAVVHVIADAAVSVLVIIGLLLARAFGWLWMDPLAGIVGAVVIASWALGLIRDTSAVLLDMNPDRGMAENLRRTIESEGDQLADLHLWRLGPGHLGAIISVVTPTRRQEDYYRSRLARFRSLSHLTIEVRKAA from the coding sequence ATGACCACAGCAAACAGCCCGACTGTCCACAGCCATATGTTCCTGGGCGAGGAACACCAGAAGAGCGAACGCAAGACCTGGGCGGTGATCTGGCTCTGCGCGGTCATGATGGTGGCCGAGATCGTCGGCGGCCTTTTGTTCGGCTCGATCGCCCTTGTCGCCGACGGGCTGCATATGAGCACGCATGCCGGCGCGCTGCTGCTGGCGGCGCTTGCCTATACCTATGCGCGCCGTCATGCCGGCGATCAGCGCTTCACTTTCGGCACCGGCAAGCTCGGCGACCTCGCCGGCTTCACCAGCGCCATCATCCTGGCCATGATCGCGCTGTTGATCGGCTACGAATCCGTCACGCGCCTCTATGCGCCCGTGCCGATCCATTTTGCCGAGGCGATTCCCGTCGCCTGCCTTGGCCTTGCCGTCAACATCGCCAGCGCATGGCTGCTCAGCGGCGGCGATCATCATGGCCATAGCCACACTCATGGCCACAGCCATGCGGCGGCGGGGCATGAGCATGACGAAACGCATCGGATCGCCACGGCGGATGGCGAGATCGTGCTGGAGGTGTTCGAAGACGGCGTGCCACCGCGCTTCCGGCTGCGCTCCGGATCGGGCACGGCGCTCGCTTCATCCTCCGTCTCAATAGAAACCGCGCGGCCGGATGGCACACGGCAGATTTTCACATTCCGGGATTTGGGCGACGGTCTGGAATCCATCGAGGAGATTCCCGAGCCGCACGCCTTCGAGGCCCATGTCACCATAAGCGGGCAGACCTATCCGGTCCTGTTCGAGGAACATGAGCATGCGCACGGCAAGGCGACGCATGACAACAACATGCGCGCCGCCGTCGTCCATGTCATTGCGGACGCGGCGGTCTCCGTACTGGTCATTATCGGCTTGCTTCTGGCCCGCGCCTTTGGCTGGCTGTGGATGGATCCGCTTGCCGGCATTGTGGGGGCGGTGGTGATTGCCAGCTGGGCACTCGGCCTGATCCGCGACACAAGTGCTGTCCTGCTCGACATGAATCCCGACCGCGGCATGGCGGAGAACCTGCGCCGGACCATCGAGAGCGAGGGCGACCAGCTTGCCGACCTGCATTTGTGGCGGCTGGGCCCCGGACATCTCGGCGCCATCATCTCGGTGGTGACGCCGACGCGCCGGCAAGAGGACTACTACCGCAGCCGGCTGGCGCGGTTTCGCTCCCTGTCGCACCTGACGATCGAGGTCAGGAAGGCAGCGTAG
- a CDS encoding metal/formaldehyde-sensitive transcriptional repressor, translating into MTHTIREKQKLLARVRRIRGQVEAIERALDSEAGCEAVMHLIAGARGAMTGLMGEVIEDHVRTHLVDSERHPGALNSEAVDQLLDVIRTYVK; encoded by the coding sequence ATGACACATACGATACGGGAAAAACAGAAGCTTTTGGCGCGCGTGCGCCGCATCCGGGGGCAGGTCGAGGCCATCGAGCGGGCGCTCGACAGCGAGGCCGGCTGCGAGGCGGTCATGCATCTCATCGCCGGCGCGCGCGGCGCGATGACCGGGCTGATGGGCGAGGTGATCGAGGATCACGTGCGCACGCATCTCGTCGATTCCGAACGCCATCCTGGCGCGCTCAACAGCGAAGCGGTCGACCAGCTGCTCGATGTCATCCGCACCTACGTGAAGTGA